From the genome of Tachypleus tridentatus isolate NWPU-2018 chromosome 6, ASM421037v1, whole genome shotgun sequence:
GAATGATCTATGACTAGAACTCTAAGATATATTTACTAACGGAGAAACTTGACAAAAAGTCACATTTGAACAGAAAACGGTGACTGAGATATTTCCCTCTTCTCGTTTAAATTGATTCTGACTAGTCTCTATGGCTGCCAGACACGTGAGCAGGGAAGGTCCTAAGCGTTGAGCACTGTCAAcctttattattatcattcatGTGTTCAGTGGTTACTTCCTCCTCAGTTTCGTCGGAACTCCGAGAGTCGTTAGTTTTAGTATCATAAGAAATGGGCAATTCTTGTTCATCAGTGGATTGACTTTCCCCTTCGGAGTTCGTTGCGTCTCTTGGGGACATGTCACTGTTCCTGTCAGAGGTGAAGTTATACTCTTCCACGCAATCATTTTCTTTCCTCTGTATCTTGGCGGGAACCTCGTGCTCTAAGCTAACTTTGTCATCATCATCATGATCCTCAACTGGGCTTGGAATGATCAatgcatttttctttttcaacagtAGGAATTGTTTTCTCTCCAGTTGGTCAGTGATAGAAAAATTGGAGTCCAGGGCAGAGTTCAGAGCTTTATGGACATCGGTGGGCAGAGAATCAGTAACCTTGCCGATAAATTTCCGAATTTCATCAAAATACGTGTCTGTTCTATCTATAATTTTGACTTGCTTCGGAGAATCGTCCAGAATAGTTGGTCCATCCGATTCGTGTTTCTTCAAGTGTCGATCCAGGTTCGTCTGCTGTCCAAAACTTCGATCGCACAGCGAACACTTAAAGGGCTTTTCCTTGTTGTGGATGTTACGCACGTGACGTTGAAGGTTCGAAGAAATACTGAACGATCTTTCACAGTATTTACATTTGTACGGCTGCTCCCCCGTGTGGGTCCGAAGATGGCGAGTGAGATTGGCCGAGCGAGGGAACACTTTACCACAGAAATTGCACGAATAACGTTCTTTTGATTTATTTGAGTGTGGATACAGTACGTCGTGCATAGGCTTGCCGAGTTTTTCGATTTGTGCTCGTACGAAGTCGAAAGATGAAGCTCGGTTATTGAGAAGAGCGTCATATAAAGGGTATCGAGAGGGAAGGGTCGTTGAGCCATATTCGGGTTGGCCGAAAACCGGGAAAGCTGGTTTGTCGTGTTCGATTTTGTACATTGATTCTAGAAATAGTGGGTGGAGAGGACGAGGATACATCATCTGTAACCCTGAGGACGAGGCTTCATCTCCGAAGTTACTAATTCTGGTTTCAGAAAGAAAGGCCGTACTTTTGAGATCATGAACGTGCGACTTATGTGGAGCATGGTGTGCCACGAAAGACCGCTTTTTGTTCGATACTCGAAGGTCTAATGGTTCCTCATCTTGGTTATCTTCCTGAACAATAGACTGAAACTGCGATCGGTCGTCAATGGGAACTTTGTTCTTATGCAAGGAGAGGTCAAATGGCATACCCAGGTCGAATACGGGAGACAGGTTCATTGCAATGGAATGGACGGAACGTGGTAGAGAAAGGACGGATAACGGATCAGGATACACTGTAGCCTGCTTTGGAGACCCTAAGTGATGACGGTTGTACATTTTCAGAGGATTCTGGTAACAGTCACTGAACGAGGAGGTGGGTCCGTAACCATGGTAAAAGGAAGCAAAAGAAGACACTGGCTGGAGATCGATTAccataagatgtttttttttttcctggaataCAAGAAGGTATTTGATTACACATCAGGTTATTTATCCAACTTGTTCTTACAGTATGATATCCTATAAATACTTATAgctgtatattataaacatacacAATGGTTTTCTTtaccatattttgtttttgtcaagCAGAATGCTTCAAAATGGACTGTCTATGGTGTGCCCTCTGTGGGTATCGaaagcaagttttttttttagaagcgTTATAAGCCTAAAGTCGTACATATGTACCACTTGGGACATTAATGTATTGAGCTTAAAACCGCCCAGAATCTTTTTAAATGAATAACGAATTGCATTTGCAAACGTTTCgaaatgaaatttatttgattaattatgcCATCAAAGGCTTTGATCGTCTTTCTTGGCGCGAGCCGATTAACAAATGCTTCACAGAATAATTAGTAggttgttaataattaattatgtatattatgaTAACGTTTCAGTTGAACTACTTGAAACGATGGTGTGAAACCCCCATATAATCATCAGTTTCTAAAATATCTTTATACACATCAGTTGACACGAATGTTCTCTACGTATGAGCTCCCTCCGTTTCATACAGGTTTGTTAGGTTTGgcttgaatttcgtacaaagctacacgatggatatctgcgctagccgtccataatttaggggtgtaagactagatggaaagcaactagtcatcaccacccaccgccaactcttgggctactcttttaccaacgaatagtgggattgaccgtcacattataacgcccctacggctgaaacatcgagcatgtttggtgcgacggggattcgaacccgcgatcctcagattacgagtcgagtgccttaaccacctggccgtgccgggctcgTTCCCTACAGAATTCGTTCATCAGGTGCTGTTCATGGTTCTCTCACACGCAGATTCCTGCGTGCGTGTCCCATATAAAACTCGCACATCATCTCATTTAAGTTACATACTTAACTCGAACACAAATTCCCCGTTTACGCTACAAATCAAACCTCCTTGTTAAGTTATATACGTAACTTCTGACACCAGTTctgtttagattattttaaataacttttacacgTGCTCAATGTTTGAATTCTCAGGGATAACTTGCTTAAATAGATATATTCTAAAAAACAAAGCCGTGATATAAGACAGGTTCTTGTTTTAAGGAGGCTGTGATACCTTTAATGGCTTTGTGTCACTCTGCGACATGCGCCGTTACATTAATAAAGGCGTGCCGCCTGCTCACTGGAGTATTATTACATGAACTGGAACGATACACCTTTCTACGGAGATAGTTATCTATCTGCGTTTAGCACACGTAATATTACAGCAGATGTCCAGCTCGAGGTAACTAGGTTGAAAGGAcgtaattatttcatttatgtgACAAAAACGAGGTTGATTTCCACACTAtcgtataatattttgaaataaatatacaacaccAAACGAATTTCATTGGACTGGCAGCGTAAAAGGGGAAAAATGGGGGGGGGAAGCCAGTGAATCAGTTATTCTTAAGAGTTACATAACTAATATACACACGTGTGTTTTAAACAGCAGTTTTCTTACTAGAAGTCACGACGAACATGGTTAGAACGAATACATAATTATTAGCCTGATTGATTTATTGGAGGTTACCATAATAGCGAGCCAGATTCGACCTCTTGCacgcatattttatttttaacaaagtacaatttttcaaatgttatacaagttaaacacatttatacaagttttgttaaaaaaacaaaacaaaatattttactttgtttgcgATTTATCTATTGCTTCTCGCTTTGTAAAAACTTTGTAGTCAAAGGTCACATATAGCCGACTTGGACGTCTTTATCATAACTGTGTGCGTGCGTGTACAGAGAGATCTCGAGACTGCACATACTCTATGCACCagtgcagtggttcccaaccaggggtgcaagataacatttcagtttgtttttgtttatattaagggtactgccctgtatattcaaaaattattataaataattactgtgaggggtgcgagaacatattaaacatttttaggggtgcggggcataaaataGGTTCCTTACGTTTTCATACGTGTCCTAGTCAAGTCTCTCGATATTTTTTGGTTACTTTTTCAATTTAATACTGatgtgtaataataacaataaaaaaaaaacatgtttatttcggTATACAATGCCTAAAAGCGGATATTTAAACAGCTCGTATTTTTACACCTCGTGTAGGTTCTCATTCGTCTTCGTCTGAGACGAAGACGTCTGACACGTAGTGCTATGACGTCAGAAGAGATACTTTTATTCCAGGAAGTTTGCACTGTCGTTTTCATGAGAATTGCGATACCTATTCTACGTAAACATTCATCGTTTTAACAATGTATAGTGAACCATGCATTAGGCTTAACAATGTAGAGAGCTTTTTCTAGAAACCTTTATTGAATGCTATAAATACTGATGACCAACTTGTCACAAAGACCATGAAAAAAGCGTGGATTGTACGGTATAATTAAGGAACATTGCGTCTCTGACAGTGTTGCAAACCTACTCAAGGAAGAATTAGTTTTCTATTGCACGACTTTCAGAACGTAGATTTAAAAGCATTCAGCGTTCCGTGGCGTTGACAGTTGGGTTAAAGTGTTTTTGTAAACTTGCCTTAGAGGAATTTTGATATTTCTTCACAAACAAGAGGATTTGGAAATGTgcgttttgtgtgtgtttttcttatagcaaagccacattgggctatctgctgagcccaccgaggggaatcgaacccctgattttagctttgtaaatccgaagacttaccgctgtaccagcgggggacaattttgaaataactagttgattttatttacttaaagacGTTCAACTTCCCTCGGATCCTTTTCTAGGTGATTGTTGTTCTAGTGCATCGAAGAAATCAAAGAACTCCATACACTAACAGAATTTACCTGATTGTTacgtgttttttttgttcttttctgttCCAAACACATGGTATAACAACTTTATTCTTTTTCTACatggaaaaaaaattgtgttgtttGTGTGCGCGcgctaaaatatttatttactcacATCAAACCACCTGTAATTTATTTGATAAGAAACTTCAGTGGTCAGAAAACTAATGTGCATGCGAACTCTTAGCAAACAAAcgcattaaataacaaataatggaTAATATTCAAGAGATCATTTGGTGTTGAGGGTTGTTTGGTTTCAATAAATAATCATTGTTAGTTGCTTCTGTGGATTAGGTATAGATAAACTAATGCGACGCTGttggtatttgaaaaaaaaaaatattatgagcTACATGGGGTGTTAATAAGTGAGGTGGAGGAAATATATTGTCCCTCTTGCACAAGatagtttattgttcattttcagACAGATACCATAACTTGCTTCCTTACTGTAGTAAGTAGGCTTAAATTAACTTTTCTCTGTCGATGATAGAACTCGTGAACATGCGTAGAAAACGTTTTTATAGGTCTGAGAAACCAGATATTGTATTGCGCAACATGTGTAGCCACTACTATGTTTTGTATAGAAATGTGAATGGAGGAGGTACGACTTTTAATACCTCATAGTTTAGGAACTATTGCGTATTCGGTCACGCTGTTGGGCAATTAATATTTCACGTATCACAAGGAATTCGAATCTTTATTAAGAAGACGTTGTTTGGGAATGAACTCTCAAAAATGAAAAGGTCTCTCTGGTTGAGTGTTGAAAAGCAGACTTTAAGAATATTAGTAAAGTAGGaatattaatgaaagaaaaaaatatctcaaaactAAGTGTGAGGGAGTGCGATAAatccatttttaaacaaaatcagaACATTGTTTGTTCCTTGGAGAGTTAAGCCTAATTGTCAGTGCttagagggaaaaaaaaaaagatttagtaTGGCATAATTTAACAAAGTGTGACGAAACGGGTGTATTGTAATGATTTATGTATGACGCTTTTATTGAAACCGGGACGTTAAGGCTGGAATGGCAACCTGGTATATAATTGGTAATACTAAACAAGACTTGGCAAACCtgccatattattattttttttatttttttttggaatCATGGGAATCCAGGCTTTGTTTCAAAGCTTAATGGTTAGACGTCAACAAAGCTTCAAGAGGCTCACTCAGTTTTGATTTGATGACCTGAAATGTCTTTTCAATGAAAGTAAAATCTACGAATTTATTATGCGCGGTCTAGTAGACTAATTATCATTTTGCTGCTCTGTTTAGTTATGAAAGGTAATTTATCCATTCCACCAGATGACTTGCTTGTAAACAATACGTTTTAAAAAAAACGTCTGGAAAGAATATACAGTTCCCTATTTCGAAGTAATGATAAACATATcggtaaacaatatattaaaagctGTACAAGACATGGAAAATATTGTCTTACAGAAAGAATATAAATATCTTAGGTTTTTTAAAGGCAACTTTAGGACTTCCAAGTTGTCTATCCCAAATTCTTTTCGGTTATATTTATgcctctcagtggctcagcggcaagttTCTGGATTTAAGACATTAAAATTCTGATTTCGATACCTTCGGTGAGCACAGCCcgttcgttgtgtagctttgtgtttaacaacaaacaccaGAACTGTTTTGGCTTACCAATACAACTTGTGGTTTTCCGAAATAAAAGTGAAACGGAAAATTACCGACATCTTGCCGTGGGAAGTGAAACAATCCTAGTGTATCAGTTTTGTGATTGGCTGCTCGATTCAGTCCTTATGTACTAGAGTAAAGTACTTTAGTCTTTATTTTAcgggaaaacaaatataaatgacGTCATTATAGTGGTTGTACCGCAAGCAAATATGGTACATTAGTTTATCGGTTTACGAAAACCCTGGGATCTATATCAtagaatttattttgtaattccaAGAACTACTTATTTACCATTAAAATCATGGAGTTCAACATTTAAGTACACTGTAACACCCTGCAGTAACTTCTGAAGATTCAACAGCATATCTTGTATAGCAAAAAGGTAGATaaggattggtttgaatttcacgcgaagctactcgagcgctTTCTGCGgtagcggtccctaattttgcagtgtaagattagagggaaggcagctagtcatcaccacccaccgccaactcttgggctactcttttgccaacgactagtgggattgatcgtaacgttataacgcccctcacggctggaatggcgagcatgtttggtgtgacggagattcgaacccgcgaccctcagattatcagtcgagtgccttaaccgcctggtcgTACCGGGCAAGATAAGGTATACcgaccaaaaatattttatgtatcgtCCTATCCTGAGTCTGTCTGCTTTACACATTAGCAATGATTATCTCGCTATTTTGCTCTTTGGGTTTAGTAACAGTAACGCGActcaaaataagataaaaaaaaacagccatatttaagaagttattttcattttgttcatttcTTCCTAACCTCTTTTCAATAGAGTTTTAATCTAAAACTTACGAAAAGTCATGTCCGCATATTGCATTCTGGTAACTGATTTCGCGATTTTTTACGTTACAACCGTAgtcgaaagaaaaaacaaaggtAATTACTTATATGTAAAATGCATAAATTAGTTTGTAATTGAACATAAAACACAATGTGGTATCTGTGCTCCgatcaccacgggtatcgaaactcggtttctagtgttgtaaatccgcagataccAGTAGCAACCAATAGGAATAATGAATTAGAATATCAGTGGCAGCTTTGTTTACGGCCCGgacagggccaggtggttaaggcactcgattcgtaatctgtgggttacgggttcgaatccccgtcacatcaacatgctcgccctttcagccgtgggggcgttataatgtgactgtcaatcccactattcgttggtaaaagagtagcccaagagttggcggtgggtggtgataactagctaaggttagcgcaaatagcctacAAGTAGcttttacgcaaaattcaagacaaaactTTGTTTACATATTTGTGTTTTACAGTACTGACGAggaataaattatgaaacattaaagtttCTTAGACGGCTTGAATAGGTGAAgatgaaaacattattacaactGTAACACTCAAAACTGTACAGCGTTTCAAGGAAACAAGGTTTTCTTCCTTTATTACTCAATCAAGAAACTTgagggttgtttgtttgttttttttatatgtgtttgCTGCGGATACTTGTGATAGCATTTCTTTATTTTGGAACTGATGGTCTGGACTTAAAGCAGCtggtcaacaacacccactgctaactcttacACTGCTGTAATCGGGTAAAGATTTCACGGT
Proteins encoded in this window:
- the LOC143254330 gene encoding histone-lysine N-methyltransferase MECOM-like — encoded protein: MVIDLQPVSSFASFYHGYGPTSSFSDCYQNPLKMYNRHHLGSPKQATVYPDPLSVLSLPRSVHSIAMNLSPVFDLGMPFDLSLHKNKVPIDDRSQFQSIVQEDNQDEEPLDLRVSNKKRSFVAHHAPHKSHVHDLKSTAFLSETRISNFGDEASSSGLQMMYPRPLHPLFLESMYKIEHDKPAFPVFGQPEYGSTTLPSRYPLYDALLNNRASSFDFVRAQIEKLGKPMHDVLYPHSNKSKERYSCNFCGKVFPRSANLTRHLRTHTGEQPYKCKYCERSFSISSNLQRHVRNIHNKEKPFKCSLCDRSFGQQTNLDRHLKKHESDGPTILDDSPKQVKIIDRTDTYFDEIRKFIGKVTDSLPTDVHKALNSALDSNFSITDQLERKQFLLLKKKNALIIPSPVEDHDDDDKVSLEHEVPAKIQRKENDCVEEYNFTSDRNSDMSPRDATNSEGESQSTDEQELPISYDTKTNDSRSSDETEEEVTTEHMNDNNKG